Proteins encoded within one genomic window of Citricoccus muralis:
- the sucB gene encoding 2-oxoglutarate dehydrogenase, E2 component, dihydrolipoamide succinyltransferase, whose translation MSETVSLPALGESVTEGTVTRWLKQVGDQVEVDEPLVEVSTDKVDTEIPSPVAGVLEEILVEEDETVEVGADLARIGGGDGAASGSNEDDSAEAEAEAEEAPAEAEDEPEAEDEPEAEAEAPAADADSSDDAGSGGATEVTLPALGESVTEGTVTRWLKEVGDDVEVDEPLLEVSTDKVDTEIPSPVAGKLLEVKVGEDETAEVGDVLALIGSGSAGSSAPAAAPAPEEKAPAKEEASAEEKKEEPKETPAEAPKQEKTESAPGPAAPDSGSADETRGDGYVTPLVRRLARQHNVDLSAIKGSGVGGRIRKQDVLDAAQTKEETAPADAPAAAPAAKAPVSSVDPSKRGTTEKAPRIRQVIARRMRESLDTSTQLTQVHEIDMTRIVALRGRAKNDFAQKHGVKLTYLPFITQAVAEALKQHPKLNASFDEDAGEITYHATEDVAIAVDTDRGLLVPVIADTGSLNLSGVASKIADLAERARTNKISPDELSGGTFSITNIGSVGALFDTPIINQPQVAILGTGAIVKRPMVVSDADGNDSIAIRHMMYLCLTYDHRLVDGADAGRFLQTVKARLEAGEFANELGL comes from the coding sequence ATGTCTGAAACCGTGAGCTTGCCAGCACTGGGTGAGTCCGTCACCGAGGGCACCGTCACCCGCTGGCTGAAGCAGGTCGGAGACCAGGTCGAGGTGGACGAGCCCTTAGTGGAAGTCTCGACTGACAAAGTCGATACTGAAATCCCTTCGCCGGTAGCCGGCGTTCTGGAAGAGATCCTCGTTGAAGAGGACGAGACCGTCGAGGTCGGGGCCGACTTGGCTCGTATTGGCGGCGGCGACGGTGCCGCGTCCGGAAGCAACGAAGACGATTCCGCAGAGGCCGAGGCAGAGGCCGAAGAAGCCCCGGCTGAGGCAGAGGACGAGCCCGAGGCAGAGGACGAGCCCGAGGCAGAAGCCGAGGCACCAGCTGCTGACGCTGATTCCTCCGATGACGCCGGATCCGGCGGAGCCACCGAGGTGACTCTTCCTGCACTGGGCGAGTCCGTCACTGAAGGTACCGTTACCCGCTGGCTTAAGGAAGTGGGCGACGACGTCGAGGTCGACGAGCCACTGCTCGAAGTCTCCACCGACAAGGTCGACACCGAGATTCCCTCCCCCGTAGCAGGCAAGCTGCTCGAGGTGAAGGTTGGCGAGGACGAGACCGCTGAGGTCGGCGACGTGCTGGCCCTGATCGGTTCCGGTTCCGCTGGTTCTTCGGCTCCCGCTGCTGCTCCTGCCCCGGAAGAGAAGGCCCCCGCGAAGGAAGAGGCTTCCGCAGAAGAGAAGAAGGAAGAGCCCAAGGAAACTCCCGCCGAGGCACCGAAGCAGGAGAAGACCGAGTCCGCACCGGGACCTGCCGCTCCGGACAGCGGTTCCGCTGACGAAACACGCGGTGACGGCTACGTGACCCCGCTGGTGCGTCGCCTGGCCCGTCAGCACAACGTCGATCTGTCCGCCATCAAGGGCAGCGGCGTGGGTGGACGCATCCGCAAGCAGGACGTGCTGGATGCCGCTCAGACCAAGGAAGAGACAGCACCTGCGGACGCTCCCGCGGCAGCGCCGGCAGCCAAGGCTCCGGTGTCCTCCGTGGATCCCTCGAAGCGCGGCACCACCGAAAAGGCTCCGCGCATCCGTCAGGTGATCGCCCGCCGTATGCGCGAGTCGCTGGATACCTCCACACAGCTCACCCAGGTCCACGAGATCGATATGACTCGTATCGTGGCCCTGCGCGGACGCGCGAAGAACGATTTCGCTCAGAAGCACGGTGTGAAGCTCACCTACCTGCCCTTCATCACCCAAGCTGTGGCCGAGGCGCTCAAGCAGCACCCCAAGCTGAACGCATCCTTCGATGAAGACGCCGGCGAAATCACCTACCACGCCACCGAGGACGTCGCCATCGCGGTTGACACGGATCGTGGCCTGTTGGTTCCCGTGATTGCTGACACCGGTTCCCTGAACCTTTCGGGTGTTGCCAGCAAGATCGCCGATCTGGCAGAGCGTGCGCGCACGAACAAGATCTCCCCTGATGAGCTTTCCGGCGGAACGTTCTCGATCACCAACATCGGGTCCGTGGGCGCTCTGTTCGACACTCCGATCATCAATCAGCCGCAGGTGGCCATCCTGGGAACGGGTGCCATCGTCAAGCGTCCGATGGTGGTTTCCGATGCCGATGGAAATGACTCCATCGCCATCCGCCACATGATGTACCTGTGCCTGACCTACGATCACCGCCTCGTGGATGGCGCTGACGCAGGTCGCTTCCTGCAGACCGTCAAGGCACGGCTGGAAGCCGGCGAATTCGCCAACGAGCTCGGACTCTGA
- a CDS encoding serine/threonine-protein kinase: protein MFVSDNADADLDGENATETPLVKGWQARRILAHGAHAEAWVMDSLNANQEQCVLKIPRSTADAAALQRERHFAVGLTHPHIVSFLGPVQTSRGEGTLWEYCAAGDALSLVQVLGPLRVSQAVTVLVPLAQALDYAHEQGVVHGDVSPGNVVFDTQGRPKLCDVGEARSISNPDRWTGTEGFSAPELDIHEYRVSLQPAADVYSLAALGWFLLTGRLPGDEARRPALKILLPEAHDEVAELLEAGLNPDPGQRPTLTEFSVACYSWALPEPLQLHALVDERTALFLPTRHELGEQHPAQRRRGGGLLAPRSNNRQRRRKQPTAHRKRRPVPRKKGMRSAHTRMGLGLGATVLGASMILSNMWSGSEPQPVPNAGADQTASEVVPSPAWDTIVDQWSERRAVALTQRDASVVGSYAVDTGAAADDDRALIDALQQQGIVYEGLSMTAQVDDASVEGASAHVLVEWTMSSYAVRSANDAADDAQRTPGSTEHVWIQSKLIDDEWRIESVTPASVDDARPQTNTAAALPNVPGQIVRKKWGRPDYETAPPLSG from the coding sequence ATGTTCGTTTCCGACAACGCAGATGCCGATCTCGACGGTGAGAACGCGACGGAGACCCCGTTAGTGAAGGGCTGGCAGGCACGCCGGATCCTTGCTCATGGTGCGCACGCCGAGGCCTGGGTCATGGACTCGTTGAATGCGAATCAAGAGCAGTGCGTCCTCAAGATTCCGCGATCGACCGCGGACGCGGCTGCTCTTCAACGCGAAAGGCACTTCGCAGTAGGACTCACCCACCCGCACATCGTTTCTTTTCTTGGACCGGTGCAGACGAGCAGGGGGGAAGGCACTCTCTGGGAGTATTGTGCCGCCGGCGATGCATTGAGTCTGGTGCAGGTGCTCGGACCATTGCGAGTGTCCCAGGCGGTGACGGTTTTGGTACCCCTGGCACAGGCGTTGGACTACGCCCACGAACAGGGAGTCGTTCATGGAGATGTATCTCCGGGCAACGTTGTCTTTGACACTCAGGGCAGACCGAAACTCTGTGACGTGGGGGAAGCTCGAAGCATCAGTAACCCAGACCGCTGGACAGGGACCGAGGGCTTCAGCGCTCCTGAGCTCGATATCCATGAGTACCGTGTTAGCTTGCAACCTGCTGCTGACGTATATTCGCTGGCAGCATTGGGTTGGTTTCTCCTCACGGGACGACTCCCCGGCGACGAGGCACGCCGACCGGCGCTCAAGATCTTATTGCCTGAAGCGCACGATGAGGTCGCCGAACTGCTGGAAGCCGGCCTGAACCCAGACCCTGGGCAGCGTCCCACACTGACTGAATTTTCCGTTGCGTGCTATTCCTGGGCGCTGCCGGAGCCATTGCAATTGCATGCTCTGGTTGATGAACGGACCGCACTTTTTCTTCCGACACGCCACGAGCTGGGCGAACAACATCCCGCTCAGCGCCGTCGAGGCGGCGGCTTGCTGGCACCCCGGAGCAACAACCGTCAGCGTCGACGGAAACAACCCACCGCCCATCGGAAGCGTCGGCCAGTTCCGCGTAAGAAGGGGATGCGAAGTGCGCACACCAGAATGGGCTTGGGGCTCGGAGCGACGGTGCTCGGCGCCAGCATGATTCTTAGCAACATGTGGTCAGGGTCGGAACCGCAACCCGTTCCGAACGCCGGTGCTGACCAGACGGCGTCGGAAGTCGTACCGTCTCCTGCCTGGGACACCATTGTGGACCAATGGAGCGAGCGTCGCGCCGTGGCATTGACGCAGCGGGATGCGTCCGTGGTGGGAAGCTATGCAGTGGATACGGGAGCCGCTGCCGACGACGATCGAGCCCTAATTGATGCACTTCAGCAACAGGGGATCGTTTACGAGGGGTTGTCGATGACGGCTCAGGTGGATGATGCCAGCGTGGAGGGGGCTTCTGCCCACGTTTTGGTCGAATGGACGATGAGTTCGTACGCGGTGCGCTCGGCGAATGACGCAGCGGACGATGCGCAGCGCACACCGGGCAGTACGGAGCATGTCTGGATTCAATCCAAGCTCATTGACGACGAATGGCGCATCGAGTCGGTCACGCCCGCGTCTGTTGACGACGCACGACCTCAGACCAACACTGCCGCAGCATTACCGAATGTTCCAGGGCAAATCGTGAGAAAAAAGTGGGGCCGTCCCGATTACGAGACGGCCCCACCTTTGAGTGGATGA
- a CDS encoding DUF4191 domain-containing protein, with protein sequence MASNSNHNDATPARAPQKDLKTVKREQRERRAQEKALAKATRAEKKAAKKNKKGFFKQIAEVFSMTRKHDKTLVLWMVLAFVIALVVGLGVGLLLNNWITWLLISIPFGLLAALIVMNRKAERAAYAQIEGRPGAAGAALSNIGRGWVVPQEPVAMNAKTQDAVYRAVGRPGVVLVGEGGYERVKKLADQERRKMARYLPNVEIRIVQVGKGPSEIELHEIKPTLKRMKKTLTKHEVRAVENRLASLPSNKLPIPKGIDPYRMRPDRKAMRGR encoded by the coding sequence ATGGCCTCGAATAGCAATCACAACGACGCAACCCCTGCCCGCGCTCCTCAGAAGGACCTGAAGACCGTCAAACGCGAGCAGCGTGAGCGTCGCGCTCAAGAGAAGGCTCTGGCGAAGGCGACCAGGGCAGAAAAGAAGGCAGCGAAGAAGAACAAGAAGGGTTTCTTCAAGCAGATCGCCGAAGTCTTTTCGATGACCCGTAAGCACGACAAGACGCTCGTGCTGTGGATGGTCCTTGCGTTCGTCATCGCCCTGGTGGTCGGCCTGGGTGTCGGATTGCTCCTCAACAACTGGATCACCTGGCTGTTGATCTCGATTCCGTTCGGTCTGCTCGCGGCTCTCATCGTGATGAACCGCAAGGCTGAACGTGCCGCTTACGCGCAGATCGAAGGACGCCCGGGCGCAGCCGGCGCTGCTTTGAGCAACATCGGCCGCGGCTGGGTGGTTCCTCAGGAACCGGTGGCGATGAACGCGAAGACCCAGGATGCTGTCTACCGCGCGGTCGGACGTCCCGGTGTGGTTCTCGTGGGAGAAGGCGGCTACGAGCGAGTTAAAAAGTTGGCCGATCAAGAGCGCCGCAAGATGGCTCGTTACCTTCCCAATGTCGAGATTCGCATAGTCCAGGTCGGCAAGGGACCCAGTGAGATTGAGCTGCACGAGATCAAGCCGACTCTCAAGCGTATGAAGAAGACTCTCACCAAGCACGAAGTTCGTGCGGTCGAGAATCGTCTGGCCTCACTGCCGTCCAACAAGCTTCCAATTCCGAAGGGAATCGACCCCTACCGGATGCGCCCTGACCGCAAAGCGATGCGCGGACGCTGA
- a CDS encoding RDD family protein, whose product MGRKRGEKPKNQPESMISRKDLGSWIEGPPHHAAGSYPGQELGLPPEGPAAMAGYGRRFLALIIDWVIALGLGALFFNGSEIAPLLIFAGMHILMIGLLGTTIGKRIARIQIVKVGGANATLSTSLIRTALWMVIVPLIIIDSDGRGLHDRLAKSVEIVM is encoded by the coding sequence GTGGGACGAAAGCGTGGCGAGAAGCCGAAGAACCAACCGGAATCGATGATCAGCCGGAAGGATTTAGGCTCGTGGATTGAAGGTCCTCCACATCACGCGGCCGGTAGCTACCCAGGTCAAGAGTTGGGGTTACCTCCTGAAGGGCCTGCTGCCATGGCGGGGTACGGGCGACGTTTTCTGGCCCTGATCATCGACTGGGTGATCGCCCTCGGCCTTGGCGCACTGTTCTTCAACGGAAGCGAAATCGCTCCTTTGCTCATTTTTGCCGGCATGCACATTCTCATGATCGGCCTGTTGGGCACGACTATTGGCAAGCGCATCGCTCGCATTCAGATTGTCAAAGTGGGTGGCGCCAACGCCACCTTGTCGACCTCTTTGATCCGTACCGCATTGTGGATGGTGATCGTCCCACTGATAATCATCGATTCCGACGGTCGCGGACTTCATGATCGTCTGGCCAAGTCGGTCGAGATCGTGATGTAA
- the glnA gene encoding type I glutamate--ammonia ligase, translated as MFSSPEEVLEFIKSEEIEFIDVRFTDLPGLQHHFNLPAKSIDDDFFTEGQLFDGSSIRGFQGIAESDMQLIPDIATAFVDPFRVRKTLTMNFSIVNPRTGEPYHRDPRGVAQRAEEYLASTGIADTANFAPEAEFFIFDEVRYSSSPEHSFYRIDSEEANWNTGRKEEGGNLGHKMSIKGGYFPVSPMDKQADIRDEMCAVLDEVGLEVERSHHEVGAPGQAEINYRFNTLTHAADDLLKFKYVVKNTADAFGKSATFMPKPVFGDNGSGMHCHQSLWQGGQPLFFDEKGYANLSDTARWYIGGLLKHASAVLAFTNPTVNSYRRLVKGFEAPINMVYSQGNRSAAIRIPITGSNPKAKRLEFRAPDPSSNPYLAFAAQLMAGLDGIRNRIEPADPIDKDLYELPPEEAADIQKAPGSLDEALDALEADYEFLLAGDVFTEDLIQTWIEYKRENEIIPLAARPNPLEFELYYGV; from the coding sequence ATGTTCTCTTCTCCCGAAGAAGTCCTCGAGTTCATCAAGTCCGAGGAGATCGAATTCATCGACGTTCGCTTCACGGACCTCCCAGGCCTGCAGCACCACTTCAACCTGCCGGCCAAGTCCATTGACGACGACTTCTTCACCGAAGGGCAGCTCTTCGACGGTTCCTCCATCCGAGGTTTCCAGGGCATCGCCGAGTCTGACATGCAGCTGATTCCGGATATCGCCACCGCGTTCGTGGACCCCTTCCGTGTCCGCAAAACCCTGACGATGAACTTCTCCATCGTCAACCCCCGTACCGGCGAGCCCTACCACCGCGATCCCCGGGGTGTGGCCCAGCGTGCCGAGGAATACCTCGCTTCCACCGGTATCGCCGACACGGCAAACTTCGCACCCGAAGCCGAGTTCTTCATCTTCGATGAGGTACGCTACTCCTCCTCGCCGGAGCACAGCTTCTACCGGATTGATTCCGAAGAGGCTAACTGGAACACCGGCCGCAAAGAAGAGGGCGGAAACCTCGGCCACAAGATGTCGATCAAGGGCGGGTACTTCCCCGTCTCACCGATGGACAAGCAAGCCGACATCCGCGACGAGATGTGTGCGGTTCTCGATGAGGTCGGCCTTGAAGTCGAGCGCTCGCACCACGAAGTGGGTGCTCCCGGGCAGGCCGAGATCAACTACCGGTTCAACACGCTCACCCACGCAGCTGATGACCTGCTGAAGTTCAAATACGTCGTGAAGAACACCGCGGATGCCTTTGGCAAGTCGGCGACCTTCATGCCCAAGCCGGTCTTCGGAGACAACGGTTCTGGCATGCACTGCCACCAGTCGCTGTGGCAGGGTGGCCAGCCCCTCTTCTTCGATGAGAAGGGCTACGCCAACCTTTCCGACACTGCCCGCTGGTACATCGGCGGATTGCTCAAGCACGCCTCGGCGGTGTTAGCCTTCACCAATCCGACGGTGAACTCCTACCGTCGACTGGTCAAGGGCTTCGAGGCACCGATCAACATGGTGTACTCGCAGGGCAACCGCTCGGCCGCGATTCGCATCCCAATCACCGGTTCCAACCCCAAGGCCAAGCGCCTGGAGTTCCGCGCTCCGGACCCGTCATCGAACCCGTACCTGGCCTTCGCCGCCCAGCTGATGGCTGGCCTGGACGGTATTCGTAACCGCATCGAGCCAGCAGATCCGATCGACAAGGACCTCTACGAGCTGCCCCCGGAAGAGGCCGCTGACATCCAGAAGGCACCCGGTTCACTGGATGAGGCCCTGGACGCTCTGGAGGCAGACTACGAGTTCCTGCTCGCTGGCGATGTTTTCACCGAGGACCTGATCCAGACCTGGATCGAGTACAAGCGGGAGAACGAAATCATTCCTCTGGCAGCTCGCCCGAACCCTTTGGAATTCGAGCTCTACTACGGAGTCTGA
- the ribD gene encoding bifunctional diaminohydroxyphosphoribosylaminopyrimidine deaminase/5-amino-6-(5-phosphoribosylamino)uracil reductase RibD: MTRLGDIDDAMERALTLARRSPALGPDNQNPPVGCVLIDADGRIVAEGWHRGAGTPHAEVEALTHLQRRHSPGLDPAELTAVVTLEPCNHIGRTGPCSQALLDAGIGAVAYGAADPGPESSGGAQRLLCNGVTVIPRVQEQRCLGLIRDWLIQLEERPAAAVIVKWAQSLDGRVAAEDGSSQWITSPEARTDVHHQRSRADFIVVGTGTLLSDDPSLTARDTDGGLLVPPVHQPVPVVIGHRPIPAEAAVLRHPALDAHGLDAPLQLTGDDLAADLANLVERGGPGTRIFVEGGPRLANAILRAGLATDVLVYTAPVLLGGPYTAVDSLGVTTVGGAVKLRPLTEHWLGPDHVLHAVLPTTSAGSPTDDDNHTRTKGENRVHRTR, from the coding sequence ATGACTCGTCTCGGCGATATCGACGACGCCATGGAGCGTGCCCTGACGCTGGCCCGCCGCTCCCCAGCGCTGGGACCGGACAACCAGAACCCACCCGTGGGATGTGTGCTCATCGATGCCGACGGCCGCATTGTCGCCGAAGGCTGGCACCGCGGCGCCGGTACTCCTCACGCAGAAGTCGAGGCTCTGACTCACCTGCAGCGACGTCACTCACCGGGGCTGGACCCCGCGGAACTCACCGCCGTCGTCACCCTGGAGCCCTGCAATCATATCGGCCGAACCGGACCCTGTTCGCAAGCACTGCTTGACGCCGGCATCGGCGCCGTAGCCTATGGCGCTGCGGATCCTGGGCCCGAGTCGTCAGGAGGCGCACAGCGGTTGCTCTGCAACGGCGTCACCGTCATCCCACGAGTTCAAGAACAGCGTTGCCTCGGCTTGATCCGCGACTGGCTCATCCAGCTCGAGGAGCGCCCGGCTGCCGCGGTGATCGTGAAATGGGCGCAGTCGCTCGACGGCCGGGTGGCTGCGGAAGACGGCAGTAGCCAATGGATCACGTCCCCCGAGGCCCGCACTGATGTACATCACCAGCGGTCACGGGCAGATTTCATCGTGGTCGGCACCGGGACGCTGCTCAGTGACGACCCCAGCCTCACCGCACGCGACACCGACGGAGGGTTACTGGTGCCACCGGTGCATCAACCCGTTCCCGTGGTCATCGGGCACCGCCCCATCCCGGCTGAGGCTGCCGTGCTGCGTCACCCTGCGCTGGATGCCCACGGGCTGGACGCTCCGCTGCAACTCACCGGCGACGACCTGGCTGCAGATCTGGCGAACCTGGTTGAACGTGGCGGACCCGGAACCCGTATCTTCGTCGAAGGCGGACCTCGGCTGGCCAATGCCATCCTGCGAGCCGGGCTGGCCACCGACGTGCTCGTCTACACCGCCCCTGTGTTGCTCGGCGGCCCCTACACCGCCGTCGATTCGCTCGGCGTGACCACCGTGGGAGGCGCCGTGAAGTTACGTCCCCTCACCGAGCACTGGCTCGGCCCAGATCATGTGCTGCACGCCGTGCTGCCCACCACTTCAGCAGGCTCCCCCACTGACGACGACAATCACACCCGCACCAAAGGAGAAAACCGTGTTCACAGGACTCGTTGA
- a CDS encoding riboflavin synthase, whose protein sequence is MFTGLVEETGRIIGLERLPDDALRITVDAPLVTSDADHGASICVSGVCLTIVQREGTAFSADVMGQTLAVSALADREVGDAVNLERAVAGTTRLGGHVVQGHVDGTAVVSVITPGEVWHTVRFGLEDAALAPLLVDKGSITVDGVSLTLSAVSSPEEAQAWFEVSLIPETLEATTLGGLEPGRRVNVETDILARHVARLLAFSGKDNRA, encoded by the coding sequence GTGTTCACAGGACTCGTTGAGGAGACCGGGAGGATCATCGGGCTGGAACGCCTCCCCGATGATGCCCTGCGCATCACTGTTGACGCCCCGCTCGTCACCTCGGACGCCGACCACGGTGCCTCTATTTGTGTTTCCGGCGTCTGCCTGACCATTGTGCAGCGGGAAGGCACCGCCTTCTCCGCCGATGTGATGGGTCAAACCCTGGCGGTTTCGGCGCTGGCCGACCGGGAGGTGGGTGACGCGGTGAATTTGGAACGAGCCGTGGCCGGAACCACCCGGCTGGGCGGGCACGTGGTGCAAGGGCACGTGGACGGTACCGCGGTGGTCTCCGTCATCACTCCGGGCGAAGTCTGGCACACGGTGCGTTTCGGTCTTGAGGATGCCGCCCTGGCACCGCTACTGGTAGACAAAGGCTCGATCACGGTGGACGGGGTGTCGCTGACGCTCAGCGCCGTGTCCTCCCCTGAGGAGGCGCAAGCATGGTTCGAGGTCTCGCTCATCCCAGAGACGCTGGAAGCGACGACGCTGGGCGGGCTGGAACCCGGCCGGCGCGTCAACGTGGAGACCGATATTTTGGCCCGGCACGTCGCCCGACTGCTGGCCTTCTCCGGGAAGGACAACCGCGCATGA
- the ribB gene encoding 3,4-dihydroxy-2-butanone-4-phosphate synthase, whose protein sequence is MSHAALPLSSIEDALAAVAAGRPVIVADDEDRENEGDVILSAQLASAQWIAWTVAHSSGLLCAPMSNDIADQLDLPMMVARNEDVRSTAYTVTVDAARGVTTGISAHDRARTVQVLADPESGPRDVNRPGHILPLRAVDGGVRARAGHTEAAVELMRLSGLREVGVIAEIVAEDGDMMRLPGLIKLGAEHDIPVITIEALISYLNANENIHRPDEEAGTAPAPVKRRVSLHADTLVPTHYGELRMMAFRDRRAGVEHLALVSPGPDGALPADGALVRVHSECLTGEVFGSLKCECGPQLETALAEIAATGGVLIYMRGHEGRGIGLANKLRAYQLQESGLDTIDANLELGLPVDSRDYEAAAEMLQHLGLARIRLLTNNPDKVEQLQRHGIQVTEHLPLVVGRGEHNAGYLDAKRDRLRHTLPFVSTTPNPTEENFHE, encoded by the coding sequence ATGAGCCACGCTGCATTGCCTCTCTCCTCCATCGAGGATGCTCTGGCCGCCGTCGCCGCTGGTCGGCCTGTGATTGTCGCTGACGATGAGGACCGCGAGAACGAAGGCGACGTCATTCTCTCGGCACAGCTGGCCAGCGCCCAATGGATTGCCTGGACCGTCGCCCACTCCTCTGGGTTGCTGTGTGCGCCGATGTCCAACGACATTGCCGATCAGTTGGATCTGCCCATGATGGTGGCCCGCAACGAGGATGTGCGCTCGACGGCGTACACCGTGACCGTCGACGCCGCCCGGGGGGTCACCACCGGCATTTCCGCGCACGACCGGGCGCGCACCGTGCAGGTGCTCGCCGATCCAGAGTCGGGTCCGCGTGATGTAAACCGTCCCGGGCACATCCTCCCGTTGCGTGCGGTCGACGGCGGAGTCCGCGCCCGCGCCGGACACACCGAAGCCGCCGTCGAGCTGATGCGATTGTCAGGGCTCCGCGAGGTTGGTGTCATTGCGGAAATCGTGGCCGAGGACGGTGACATGATGCGGTTGCCCGGGCTGATCAAGCTCGGCGCCGAACACGACATCCCGGTGATCACCATCGAAGCGCTCATCTCCTATCTCAACGCGAACGAGAACATTCACCGGCCAGACGAGGAGGCCGGGACCGCGCCCGCCCCGGTGAAACGCCGGGTGTCGCTGCATGCCGACACACTGGTACCCACCCACTACGGCGAACTACGCATGATGGCCTTCCGCGACCGGCGCGCCGGAGTCGAGCACCTGGCGCTGGTGAGCCCAGGCCCCGACGGCGCGCTCCCGGCCGACGGCGCCCTGGTCCGGGTGCATTCGGAGTGCCTCACCGGTGAGGTTTTCGGGTCCCTGAAATGCGAGTGCGGCCCCCAACTGGAGACCGCCCTCGCCGAGATTGCCGCCACCGGTGGCGTCCTGATCTACATGCGCGGCCACGAGGGACGCGGCATCGGACTAGCCAATAAGCTGCGCGCCTACCAACTACAGGAGTCCGGACTAGACACCATCGACGCCAACCTCGAACTGGGTCTGCCCGTCGACAGCCGCGACTACGAGGCGGCCGCCGAAATGCTCCAGCACCTGGGACTGGCTCGCATCCGCCTGCTCACCAACAACCCTGACAAGGTCGAACAACTGCAGCGCCACGGAATCCAGGTGACCGAGCATCTCCCCCTCGTGGTCGGCCGCGGTGAACACAATGCCGGCTATCTGGATGCCAAGCGCGACCGGTTGCGCCACACCTTGCCTTTCGTTTCTACCACCCCGAACCCCACTGAGGAGAACTTCCATGAGTAA
- the ribH gene encoding 6,7-dimethyl-8-ribityllumazine synthase has translation MSKHGAPSLTVDATGRRVAIIAGSWHQQVMAGLIAGAEQTLEAAHASHTLITVAGSFEIPLAAQAALAQDYDAVVCLGVIVRGETPHFDFVASAVTEGLTRVQLDAGKPVGFGILTVDDDAQALDRAGLEGSSESKGQEAAEAALHLDHVVAGLRGAR, from the coding sequence ATGAGTAAGCACGGCGCCCCTAGCCTTACCGTCGACGCCACCGGACGCCGCGTGGCAATCATCGCCGGTTCCTGGCACCAGCAGGTCATGGCCGGGCTGATCGCGGGGGCCGAGCAGACCCTCGAGGCAGCTCACGCCTCGCACACCCTGATCACGGTGGCCGGTTCCTTCGAGATCCCCTTGGCCGCCCAGGCCGCGCTCGCCCAGGACTACGACGCCGTCGTATGCCTTGGTGTCATCGTGCGTGGTGAGACCCCGCACTTCGACTTTGTCGCTTCCGCCGTCACCGAGGGACTCACCCGGGTGCAGCTCGACGCGGGCAAGCCCGTGGGCTTCGGCATTCTCACCGTCGACGACGACGCCCAGGCACTGGACCGAGCCGGCCTCGAGGGCTCATCCGAATCGAAAGGTCAGGAGGCCGCCGAAGCGGCACTGCATCTGGACCATGTGGTGGCCGGGCTTCGGGGTGCTCGCTGA